In Eubalaena glacialis isolate mEubGla1 chromosome 4, mEubGla1.1.hap2.+ XY, whole genome shotgun sequence, one DNA window encodes the following:
- the LOC133090047 gene encoding LOW QUALITY PROTEIN: ruvB-like 1 (The sequence of the model RefSeq protein was modified relative to this genomic sequence to represent the inferred CDS: substituted 1 base at 1 genomic stop codon), translating into MKIEEVNSTTKTQRITSHSHVKGLELDERGLAKSVASGLVGQENARKARSVIVELIKSKKMAGSAVLLAGPPATGKTGLALAIAQELGSKVPFCRMVGSEVYSTEIKETEVLMENFRRAIGLRLKETKEVYEGEVTELTPCETENPMEGXGKTISHVIIGLKTAKGTKQLKLDPSVFESLQKERVKAGDMIYIEANSGAVKRQGRCDTYATEFDLEAEEYVPLPKGDVHKKKEVIQDVTLHDLDVANTWPQGGQDFLSLMGQLMMPKTDITDKLRGEINKVVNKYIHQGVAELVLGVLFVDEVHMLDIECFTYLHQALESSIVPIIIFASNRGNYVIRGTEDITSPHGIPLDLLDRMMIIQTMLYTLQEMKQIIKIRAQTEGINISEKALNHLGEIGTKTTLRYTVQLLTPANLLAKINGKDGTEKEHFKEISELFYDAKSSAKILADQQDKYMK; encoded by the coding sequence atGAAGATCGAGGAGGTGAACAGCACCACCAAGACGCAGCGCATCACCTCCCACAGCCACGTGAAGGGGCTGGAGCTGGACGAGAGAGGCCTGGCCAAGTCGGTGGCCTCGGGGCTCGTGGGCCAGGAGAACGCGCGCAAGGCACGTAGTGTGATAGTGGAATTaatcaaaagcaagaaaatggcTGGAAGTGCTGTCTTGTTGGCAGGGCCTCCTGCAACTGGCAAGACAGGTCTAGCTCTGGCTATTGCTCAGGAACTGGGTAGTAAGGTCCCTTTCTGCAGGATGGTGGGGAGTGAAGTTTACTCCACGGAGATCAAGGAGACAGAAGTGCTGATGGAGAACTTCCGCAGGGCCATTGGGCTGCGGCTAAAGGAGACCAAGGAGGTATATGAAGGCGAGGTCACGGAGCTCACCCCATGTGAGACGGAGAACCCCATGGAGGGCTAGGGCAAGACCATCAGCCACGTGATCATAGGGCTCAAGACAGCCAAGGGGACCAAGCAGTTGAAACTGGACCCCAGCGTTTTTGAAAGTTTGCAGAAAGAGCGAGTAAAAGCTGGAGATATGATTTACATCGAAGCCAACAGTGGGGCTGTGAAGAGGCAGGGCAGGTGTGATACCTACGCCACAGAATTCGACCTTGAAGCTGAAGAGTACGTCCCCTTGCCCAAGGGGGATGTGCACAAGAAGAAGGAAGTCATCCAAGACGTGACCTTGCATGACTTGGACGTGGCCAACACATGGCCCCAGGGGGGACAAGACTTCCTGTCCCTGATGGGCCAGCTCATGATGCCAAAGACGGACATCACAGACAAACTCCGAGGGGAGATTAACAAGGTGGTGAACAAGTACATCCACCAGGGCGTGGCAGAGCTGGTTCTGGGAGTTCTGTTCGTTGATGAGGTCCACATGCTGGACATCGAGTGCTTCACCTACCTGCACCAGGCGCTGGAGTCTTCCATCGTCCCCATCATCATCTTTGCGTCTAACCGAGGCAACTATGTCATCAGGGGCACGGAGGACATCACCTCTCCTCATGGCATCCCTCTCGACCTTCTGGACCGAATGATGATCATCCAGACCATGCTGTACACCCTGCAGGAGATGAAACAGATCATTAAAATCCGAGCTCAGACAGAGGGAATCAACATCAGTGAGAAGGCGCTGAACCACCTGGGGGAGATTGGTACCAAGACCACTCTGAGGTACACGGTGCAGCTGCTGACCCCAGCCAACCTGCTGGCCAAGATCAACGGGAAGGACGGCACTGAGAAGGAGCACTTCAAGGAGATCAGTGAGCTCTTCTACGATGCCAAGTCCTCAGCCAAAATCCTGGCTGACCAGCAGGACAAGTACATGAAGTGA